The following are encoded in a window of Gloeothece citriformis PCC 7424 genomic DNA:
- a CDS encoding glycosyltransferase family 4 protein: protein MKVVFDMALIELVGQSGIGRVTKNLSLQLAKAPECELSFCASLPTVEHWLEVYKYLKKSELLDPKLLIKFQNSIINKKGILLKTIESLDNLHQWGFAGAKSFKKIIINTLLSNFDPLPQQELVDKQIYHSSFFAIPKKIQTMKHLQKVLTFHDLIPILFPQYVHEAIINNFEEILNSIHQETWLICVSESAKNDLCNHLSFIDSQRVHVIYSAASENFYPCQNRETIEAVKKKYKIPNNPYILALNNLEPRKNIEQLIRCFASLCQQEKLKDLSLVLAGSKGWLYNNIFTEIDKITELKERIIVTGYVDDVDLAALYSGAMMFVFPSLYEGFGLPPLEAMQCGTPVITSNTSSLPEVVGDAGIMIHPQDSDGLCQSILDLYHDSSLREKLSHQSIERAKLFSWEQCAKNVINLYQIAVGC from the coding sequence ATGAAAGTTGTTTTTGATATGGCGTTAATAGAATTAGTCGGTCAATCTGGTATAGGTAGAGTAACAAAAAATTTGTCTTTACAATTAGCAAAAGCGCCGGAATGTGAATTATCGTTCTGCGCCAGTTTACCAACAGTTGAGCATTGGCTGGAAGTTTACAAATATTTGAAAAAATCAGAACTACTAGACCCAAAATTATTAATAAAATTCCAAAATTCTATCATCAATAAAAAGGGAATTTTGCTAAAAACAATTGAATCTCTAGACAATCTGCATCAATGGGGATTTGCGGGGGCTAAAAGTTTCAAAAAAATAATAATTAATACCCTATTGAGTAATTTTGATCCGCTCCCTCAACAAGAACTGGTTGATAAACAAATTTATCATTCTTCTTTTTTCGCCATACCTAAAAAAATTCAAACAATGAAACACTTACAAAAGGTTTTAACTTTTCATGATTTAATTCCTATTTTATTTCCTCAATATGTTCATGAGGCTATAATTAACAATTTTGAAGAAATACTCAACAGTATTCATCAAGAAACTTGGTTAATTTGTGTATCTGAATCCGCTAAAAATGATCTATGTAATCATTTAAGTTTTATAGATAGTCAACGAGTTCATGTTATTTATTCTGCTGCTTCTGAAAACTTTTATCCCTGTCAAAATAGGGAAACAATCGAGGCAGTTAAGAAAAAATATAAAATACCCAACAATCCTTATATTTTAGCCTTGAATAACTTAGAACCTCGAAAAAATATCGAGCAACTTATCCGATGTTTTGCTAGTTTGTGTCAGCAAGAAAAGCTTAAAGATTTATCGCTAGTTTTAGCGGGATCTAAAGGCTGGCTATATAATAATATTTTCACTGAAATTGATAAAATCACAGAGTTAAAAGAGCGAATTATTGTTACGGGTTATGTGGATGATGTCGATCTTGCTGCTCTTTATAGTGGAGCAATGATGTTCGTTTTTCCTTCTTTGTATGAGGGTTTTGGACTTCCTCCCCTAGAGGCGATGCAATGCGGTACTCCAGTAATTACTTCTAATACTTCCTCTTTACCAGAGGTAGTGGGTGACGCAGGAATTATGATACATCCTCAAGATTCTGATGGGTTATGTCAAAGTATTCTCGATCTTTATCATGATTCTTCCTTGCGGGAAAAATTATCTCATCAATCCATCGAACGTGCTAAATTATTTAGTTGGGAACAATGCGCCAAAAATGTTATCAATCTTTACCAAATCGCAGTGGGTTGTTGA
- a CDS encoding sulfotransferase family 2 domain-containing protein, whose product MTFISNSKKFIFVHLHKCAGSSIEVALSDTIQWNDIILGSTQYGEKIQTVYREKFNLYKHSSAADIEKVVGDNIWNSYFTFSIVRHPLDRMVSLYTFLQKLKIQYGFIDNLKLKTKIFLLQNKKFPITLKDLSIQKEGMTLRTEMWALLESRNFSQFIFNIINTNSPSIKSQFESLLNKDKTKIGVDYIGKFENIENDWQYICKKLNITIDLPHVNKSREHQKNWRNYYTLDDINFMVEKYKVDLEAFNYSV is encoded by the coding sequence ATGACTTTTATTTCTAATAGCAAAAAATTCATATTTGTCCATCTTCACAAATGCGCTGGAAGTAGTATTGAAGTTGCATTAAGTGATACAATTCAATGGAATGATATTATTCTAGGAAGTACACAATATGGCGAAAAAATTCAAACTGTTTACAGAGAAAAATTTAATCTTTACAAACATAGTTCTGCTGCTGATATTGAAAAAGTTGTAGGGGATAACATTTGGAATTCTTATTTCACTTTTTCAATAGTTAGACATCCTTTAGATAGAATGGTATCTTTATATACTTTTTTGCAAAAACTAAAAATTCAATATGGGTTTATTGATAATCTAAAACTAAAAACAAAAATCTTTCTTTTACAAAATAAGAAATTTCCCATTACTTTAAAAGATTTATCAATTCAGAAAGAAGGAATGACTCTAAGGACAGAAATGTGGGCTTTGCTAGAAAGTAGGAACTTTTCACAATTTATTTTTAATATTATTAATACCAATTCTCCGTCAATAAAATCGCAGTTTGAGAGTTTATTAAACAAAGATAAAACTAAAATAGGAGTTGATTATATTGGCAAATTTGAAAATATTGAAAATGATTGGCAATATATTTGTAAAAAATTGAATATTACTATTGATTTACCCCACGTTAATAAATCGCGTGAGCATCAAAAAAACTGGCGAAACTATTATACTTTAGATGATATAAACTTTATGGTTGAGAAGTATAAAGTTGATCTAGAAGCCTTCAATTATTCTGTTTAA
- a CDS encoding glycosyltransferase family 4 protein, giving the protein MKVLYDISLLGISYKYNTRTGAFRVAEKIAEIITTSKECDVSFCTLLCPELNEWLDPGELMIDYALSYLESCNKFPEINLVTSTLEKYIHRKIRTTFGELNNQSNLSFLSKIGQQILLTLVKSMTNENILLSPSNLAKNDIFHSPFYPLPELSQTNQKLQRFITIHDIIPLLDPELVDKRNPGLIPLTQRIVNSIKSNDWVFCVSQSSKNDLCNYCPEIEPSRVFVTHLAPSKVFSSCSADAEQITALRNKYSIPRDCPYILSVSAWVTRKNFPHLIHCFSQLLQEQKINDLYLVLVCVTIKNKLAEYDQILQEHENYNLLKERIIITDYISDEDLAILYSDALAFVYPSLYEGFGIPPIEAMQCGTPVITSNTSSLPEVVGDAGIMVDPRDRDELCHHLFQVYNNSDLREEMSLKSLEQAKKFSWEKFAQETIKAYKTAVLSQ; this is encoded by the coding sequence ATGAAAGTTCTTTATGATATTTCTCTATTGGGTATAAGCTACAAATATAATACCCGTACTGGTGCGTTCCGGGTTGCTGAAAAAATTGCCGAGATAATTACTACTTCAAAAGAATGTGATGTATCTTTCTGTACCCTTTTATGTCCAGAGTTAAATGAGTGGCTTGATCCAGGTGAACTTATGATAGATTATGCCCTTTCTTACTTAGAATCTTGCAATAAGTTTCCTGAGATAAATTTAGTTACTTCAACCCTTGAGAAGTATATTCATAGAAAGATAAGAACTACTTTTGGAGAATTAAATAATCAATCTAATTTAAGCTTTTTATCAAAAATAGGGCAGCAAATATTATTAACCTTAGTTAAATCAATGACTAATGAAAATATTTTGTTAAGTCCCAGTAATCTAGCTAAAAATGATATATTTCATTCTCCTTTTTATCCTTTACCTGAACTCTCCCAAACTAACCAAAAATTACAGCGATTTATTACTATTCACGATATCATTCCCCTTTTAGATCCAGAATTGGTTGATAAAAGAAATCCGGGGTTAATTCCTCTTACTCAGAGAATAGTAAATAGTATAAAATCAAACGATTGGGTGTTTTGTGTATCTCAGTCGAGTAAAAATGATTTATGTAACTATTGCCCAGAAATTGAGCCTTCTAGAGTGTTTGTTACCCACTTAGCACCATCGAAAGTTTTTTCTTCCTGTTCCGCCGATGCAGAACAAATTACTGCTCTTAGAAATAAATATAGTATCCCTAGGGATTGTCCTTATATTTTAAGTGTTAGTGCTTGGGTAACTAGAAAAAACTTTCCTCATCTGATTCATTGTTTTTCTCAACTATTACAAGAACAAAAGATTAACGACCTTTATCTTGTCTTAGTTTGCGTAACGATTAAAAATAAACTAGCAGAGTACGACCAAATTCTACAAGAACATGAAAATTATAATTTATTAAAAGAGCGAATTATTATCACTGATTATATATCTGATGAAGACCTAGCGATTTTATATAGTGATGCTTTGGCCTTTGTCTATCCTTCTTTGTATGAAGGTTTTGGTATTCCACCTATAGAAGCTATGCAGTGTGGTACTCCGGTTATTACTTCTAATACCTCGTCTCTGCCAGAAGTTGTAGGAGATGCGGGTATTATGGTCGATCCTAGAGATAGAGATGAACTTTGCCATCATCTTTTTCAGGTATATAATAACTCGGATTTGAGGGAGGAAATGTCTTTAAAATCCCTTGAGCAAGCTAAAAAGTTTAGTTGGGAAAAGTTTGCTCAAGAAACAATAAAAGCTTACAAAACTGCGGTATTAAGTCAATAA
- a CDS encoding glycosyltransferase family 2 protein — MTNDICKNFITTILIRTKNEAKYIGKTLDILSNQSLKPDEIIVVDSGSTDETVEIIKQWTEIKLIQISPEEFTFGRSLNIGFKAAKGDIVISLSAHAFPYDQNWLQNMVKHFNDPKVAGVHGKQLAQPDAWPTVERDHLMCYKDEIRIQTDPDNIREHSFSNANSAIRRLCWERHNFDELLPASEDREWAVTMLKMGYKIIYEPSAAAYHSHNESLFKVYNRIYKEIIGLQSIYKLKISRLYVIKSWGTSVLADFCFIVKNNKDKNWLFRVPIYRLIWSYGFFRASFSKNIK, encoded by the coding sequence ATGACCAATGATATTTGTAAAAATTTTATAACTACCATCTTGATTCGTACCAAAAATGAAGCTAAATACATAGGAAAAACTTTAGATATTCTGAGTAATCAATCGCTAAAACCTGATGAAATTATTGTAGTAGATTCCGGTTCTACAGATGAAACAGTCGAAATTATTAAACAATGGACTGAGATTAAACTCATTCAAATTTCCCCAGAAGAATTTACCTTTGGACGTTCTTTAAACATTGGTTTTAAAGCAGCTAAAGGAGATATCGTTATCTCATTGAGTGCCCATGCTTTTCCCTACGATCAAAACTGGTTACAAAATATGGTTAAACATTTTAACGACCCAAAAGTAGCAGGAGTTCATGGTAAACAGTTAGCTCAACCCGATGCTTGGCCAACAGTTGAGCGAGATCATTTAATGTGTTATAAAGATGAAATCAGAATTCAGACAGATCCAGATAATATCAGAGAACATTCTTTTTCTAATGCTAATTCTGCTATTCGCCGTCTATGTTGGGAAAGACATAATTTTGATGAACTTTTACCGGCTTCTGAAGACCGAGAGTGGGCAGTAACTATGTTAAAAATGGGCTACAAAATTATCTATGAACCTTCCGCAGCGGCCTATCATTCACATAACGAATCTTTGTTTAAAGTTTATAACAGAATTTATAAAGAAATAATCGGGCTTCAGTCGATTTATAAACTTAAGATAAGTCGGCTTTATGTGATAAAAAGTTGGGGGACATCAGTCTTAGCTGATTTTTGTTTTATCGTGAAAAATAATAAAGATAAAAATTGGCTTTTCCGAGTCCCTATTTATCGTTTAATCTGGTCTTATGGTTTTTTTAGAGCAAGTTTTTCTAAAAATATTAAATAA
- a CDS encoding glycosyltransferase family 4 protein, whose amino-acid sequence MNQQIFLYTDDRGIGGVAEDNHTIMSALAKLGYKVTCIQPQPFNEDKINEQKQLGIKHIWVEPEGKIWHINYNPQSWQATLNNASPPPDLIICSNCDPFSNFAVKKIAIKRGIPYIIREGLVVPSFPEFFPEYLDELLDHYNQAQAVITVSQDNLNLLHELFKVPKNKGQVINCGRPPEFFSPRDEVIRERLRQSLNIPPDGVVCFTSARIERRKGYQYQMEAIKQLVHSKIWPKLYFVWAGRELWRERRLQGKLRRTIAKLNIADKVLFLGSRSDIPDLLNAADIFVFPSKLEGMPLCVMEAMAKGLPVVASAVSGIPEQLGDTGKLVSDPKIDEEATVTELAATIEEWVLNSELRYSIGQACRQRAEKMFTVERMMADIMEVIKNSMSKKNS is encoded by the coding sequence ATGAATCAACAGATATTTTTGTACACAGATGATCGGGGTATTGGAGGAGTAGCAGAAGATAATCACACCATTATGTCTGCTTTAGCCAAATTGGGCTATAAAGTCACTTGTATTCAACCTCAACCCTTCAATGAAGATAAAATAAACGAGCAAAAACAGTTAGGGATAAAACATATCTGGGTAGAACCGGAGGGAAAAATCTGGCATATAAATTATAATCCCCAAAGTTGGCAAGCAACTTTAAACAATGCTTCCCCACCTCCAGATTTAATTATTTGTAGTAATTGTGATCCTTTCTCTAATTTTGCTGTCAAAAAAATCGCTATTAAACGAGGAATTCCTTATATTATACGTGAGGGTTTGGTAGTACCATCTTTCCCTGAGTTTTTTCCAGAATATTTAGATGAATTATTAGATCACTATAATCAAGCTCAGGCAGTAATTACCGTCTCCCAGGATAATCTAAATTTATTACATGAACTTTTCAAAGTGCCTAAAAATAAGGGGCAAGTTATTAATTGTGGTAGACCTCCAGAGTTTTTTAGCCCTCGTGATGAGGTAATACGGGAGCGCCTACGTCAATCGTTAAATATTCCCCCAGATGGAGTAGTTTGCTTTACATCCGCTCGTATAGAAAGACGAAAAGGTTATCAATATCAGATGGAGGCAATTAAACAGTTAGTCCATAGTAAAATTTGGCCTAAACTTTATTTTGTTTGGGCGGGAAGAGAGCTATGGAGAGAGCGAAGACTCCAAGGTAAACTTAGACGCACAATAGCAAAATTAAACATCGCTGATAAAGTGCTATTTTTAGGCTCTCGTTCAGATATACCAGATTTGCTCAATGCGGCTGATATATTTGTATTTCCGTCCAAATTGGAAGGAATGCCCTTGTGTGTGATGGAAGCAATGGCAAAGGGTTTACCTGTCGTTGCTTCGGCGGTTAGTGGTATTCCTGAACAATTGGGAGATACAGGAAAATTAGTCAGCGATCCTAAAATTGATGAGGAAGCAACCGTTACAGAATTGGCGGCAACCATAGAAGAATGGGTGCTTAATTCAGAATTACGGTACTCTATTGGGCAAGCTTGCCGGCAACGAGCAGAAAAGATGTTTACAGTAGAAAGAATGATGGCTGACATTATGGAAGTCATTAAAAATAGTATGTCAAAAAAAAACAGTTAA
- a CDS encoding sulfotransferase domain-containing protein, translating to MAQEKFDKYSDYGFLRKIGLKEFVIIIFIQLKYGNIVIKTHSEPTFLIKLLIALGLAKATFCYRDPRDTILSAIDHGERSRKGLDPGNGFKNMKTVKDGLPLVKFWTSNWYKWHKIPQVFLIKYENLMINKFAVLLEMSQFLNLNLKEEEIKQIYLKHENNKATAWNFNKGTIERYKTDMNESDLILCNQELQDTLKAMGYIN from the coding sequence ATGGCTCAAGAAAAGTTTGACAAATATTCTGATTATGGTTTTTTAAGAAAAATAGGGCTTAAAGAATTTGTAATTATAATTTTTATTCAACTAAAATACGGAAATATTGTTATTAAAACTCATTCAGAACCAACTTTTTTAATTAAATTATTAATTGCTTTAGGATTGGCAAAAGCCACTTTTTGCTATAGAGATCCTAGAGATACCATTCTCTCAGCTATTGATCACGGAGAAAGAAGTAGGAAAGGATTAGATCCTGGCAATGGGTTTAAAAATATGAAGACTGTTAAAGATGGTCTTCCTCTAGTAAAATTTTGGACAAGTAACTGGTACAAATGGCATAAAATTCCTCAAGTATTTTTGATTAAATATGAAAATTTGATGATAAATAAATTTGCTGTTCTTTTAGAAATGAGTCAATTTTTAAACTTAAACTTAAAAGAAGAAGAAATTAAGCAGATATATTTAAAACACGAAAATAACAAAGCAACAGCCTGGAACTTTAATAAAGGAACAATCGAAAGATATAAAACGGACATGAATGAATCGGACTTAATATTATGCAATCAAGAACTTCAAGATACTTTAAAAGCTATGGGTTATATTAATTAA
- a CDS encoding polysaccharide pyruvyl transferase family protein, with amino-acid sequence MLNNSVVEKLKENLHESLSKIGSLTECCLLNFPNYHNIGDHLIWLGQISYLTETCPIQIRYTAASIYDFSDEEMEKQAGKIPIIFQGGGNLGDLWKNHQEFREYVIAKYRDRPIIIMPQSIYFQNQENLKKAAEIFNSHPNLTLFIRENQSYEIALKYFSNCQILKTTDIAFQLTNTSYLTSLNYELSSSTLYHCRFDEELNKDFSSAPILTLSNIIQADWVSYQLGRPWRVCESSLLKALTGEQIMGLTNDLELMLKDLQPIFNSYPVIFDSLYNSNHHRISWAIMHCGIYQFKQHNIVITNRLHGHILCILLGIPHIFLANSYHKNQSFYESWTQEVSFCRFVKDSSQINQTVEDLLDKYGKNPVFRSDS; translated from the coding sequence ATGTTGAATAATTCTGTAGTAGAAAAACTCAAAGAAAATTTACACGAAAGTTTAAGCAAAATTGGCTCATTGACTGAGTGTTGCCTCCTCAATTTTCCTAATTATCATAATATTGGAGATCATCTAATTTGGTTAGGACAAATTTCTTATTTAACTGAAACTTGCCCGATACAAATACGCTATACAGCGGCCAGTATTTACGACTTTTCTGATGAAGAAATGGAAAAACAAGCCGGTAAAATCCCGATAATTTTTCAAGGGGGTGGTAATCTAGGGGATTTATGGAAAAATCATCAAGAATTTAGGGAATATGTGATTGCTAAATATCGAGATCGCCCCATTATTATTATGCCGCAAAGCATTTATTTTCAAAATCAAGAGAATTTAAAAAAAGCTGCTGAGATTTTTAATTCTCATCCTAATTTAACTTTATTTATCAGGGAAAATCAGAGCTATGAAATAGCACTAAAGTATTTTAGTAACTGTCAGATACTTAAAACAACTGACATAGCTTTTCAATTGACTAATACATCTTATTTAACCTCTCTTAATTATGAGCTATCCTCTTCTACTTTATATCATTGTCGCTTTGATGAAGAACTCAATAAAGATTTTTCCTCAGCACCTATTTTAACCTTATCAAATATTATTCAAGCTGATTGGGTTTCCTACCAATTAGGAAGACCTTGGAGGGTTTGTGAATCGAGTCTACTCAAGGCTCTAACTGGTGAGCAAATCATGGGTTTAACTAATGACCTAGAATTGATGTTAAAAGACCTACAACCAATATTTAATTCATACCCAGTAATTTTTGATAGCCTTTATAATTCTAATCATCATCGTATTTCTTGGGCAATAATGCACTGTGGTATTTATCAATTTAAGCAACATAATATAGTAATCACTAATCGCTTACATGGGCATATTCTTTGTATTCTTTTAGGTATTCCACATATTTTCCTAGCTAATTCTTATCATAAAAACCAATCATTTTATGAAAGCTGGACTCAGGAAGTTAGCTTTTGTAGATTTGTTAAAGATTCCTCACAAATCAATCAGACTGTGGAGGATTTATTAGACAAATATGGAAAAAACCCAGTTTTTAGATCTGATTCCTGA